In Halorussus limi, a genomic segment contains:
- the priS gene encoding DNA primase small subunit PriS, which translates to MEERTLRYLRGRFRDHYRGTDLTPPPDPQFREWGYIPWTHGPTTMVRHQSLLELGELGDFLRRERPRHVYFSAGRYDDPGADDMEEKGWRDSDLVFDIDADHLTGVDPQRDSYGEMLAAGKAEVENLIDILDADFGFDDLTVVFSGGRGYHVHVRDEGIRGLDRDERREIVDYIRGDGIELDAIQRTEMGGTATRRVLKADGGWGRRVHRKLLALADELLELDEEDALDRLKEFDRIGDGRAKTILGAVSEDYEKLESGNIERGGPGIRQLAKVITQSVVADQSAAIDEPVTTDLRRLIRLPGSLHGGTGLEVTRIPRDEVAAFDPLVDPVPETFTGNEIAVEVTDPGPVELGDESFRLSEGDVSLPEHVAVFLMARGRAEKGRE; encoded by the coding sequence ATGGAAGAGCGCACCCTGAGATACCTCCGTGGTCGGTTCCGCGACCACTACCGGGGCACGGACCTCACGCCGCCCCCGGACCCGCAGTTCCGCGAGTGGGGTTACATCCCGTGGACCCACGGGCCGACGACGATGGTCCGCCACCAGTCGCTGCTGGAACTGGGCGAACTCGGGGACTTCCTCCGGCGCGAGCGCCCCCGCCACGTCTACTTCTCGGCCGGGCGCTACGACGACCCCGGCGCCGACGACATGGAGGAGAAGGGCTGGCGCGACTCCGATTTGGTGTTCGACATCGACGCCGACCACCTGACCGGCGTGGACCCCCAGCGAGACTCCTACGGCGAGATGCTCGCGGCCGGGAAGGCGGAGGTCGAGAACCTCATCGACATCCTCGACGCCGACTTCGGGTTCGACGACCTGACCGTCGTCTTCTCGGGCGGCCGGGGCTACCACGTCCACGTCCGCGACGAGGGAATCCGGGGCCTCGACCGGGACGAGCGACGCGAAATCGTCGACTACATCCGGGGCGACGGCATCGAACTCGACGCCATCCAGCGCACCGAGATGGGCGGCACCGCGACCCGGCGGGTCCTCAAGGCCGACGGCGGTTGGGGGCGGCGGGTCCACCGGAAACTGCTCGCGCTGGCGGACGAACTGCTCGAACTGGACGAGGAGGACGCCCTCGACCGACTCAAGGAGTTCGACCGCATCGGCGACGGCCGGGCGAAGACCATCCTCGGGGCGGTCTCGGAGGACTACGAGAAGTTAGAGAGCGGGAACATCGAGCGCGGCGGGCCGGGCATCCGGCAGTTGGCGAAGGTCATCACCCAGTCGGTCGTCGCCGACCAGTCGGCCGCCATCGACGAACCCGTGACCACCGACCTCCGGCGGCTCATCCGCCTGCCGGGGAGCCTCCACGGCGGCACCGGTCTCGAAGTGACGCGCATCCCCCGCGACGAGGTGGCCGCCTTCGACCCGCTCGTGGACCCGGTCCCCGAGACGTTCACCGGCAACGAGATAGCGGTCGAAGTGACCGACCCCGGCCCGGTCGAACTCGGCGACGAAAGCTTTAGGCTCTCGGAGGGTGACGTATCGCTTCCGGAACACGTGGCCGTCTTCCTGATGGCCCGCGGCCGTGCGGAGAAGGGCCGCGAATGA
- a CDS encoding GNAT family N-acetyltransferase: MSVNVDTEIARPGDDSYVEAAWKLKERIRHEEDVLKQRKGFFTDAYRRSTVYLLVSKEGGDERLMGFAAVRRDGYILFLAVSPEFRGEGVGKRLVGQVAENHDSVTCHARASNRNALGFYEHLGFEVDRHIENYYEDGGDAYYLKLGGGGGLTEKLSEFMRG; the protein is encoded by the coding sequence GTGAGCGTCAACGTCGATACCGAAATCGCTCGCCCCGGCGACGACAGCTACGTCGAGGCGGCGTGGAAGCTCAAAGAGCGCATCCGCCACGAGGAAGACGTGCTCAAGCAGCGCAAGGGCTTTTTCACCGACGCCTACCGACGCTCGACGGTCTACCTCCTGGTCAGCAAGGAGGGCGGCGACGAGCGACTGATGGGGTTCGCGGCGGTCCGGCGCGACGGCTACATCCTCTTTCTGGCGGTCTCGCCCGAGTTCCGCGGCGAAGGAGTCGGCAAGCGACTCGTGGGACAGGTAGCGGAGAACCACGACAGCGTCACCTGCCACGCGCGAGCGAGCAATCGGAACGCGCTCGGCTTCTACGAGCATCTGGGCTTCGAGGTGGACCGCCACATCGAGAACTACTACGAGGACGGCGGCGACGCCTACTACCTGAAACTCGGGGGCGGCGGCGGTCTCACCGAGAAGCTCTCGGAGTTCATGCGCGGATAG
- a CDS encoding archease has protein sequence MSYELRDHTADVAVAATGPTLDAVVAAAGDGMAAAMCDEIPETGGERFDVSVEAENREALLFDYLDRLIYERDVRAVLPVDNEAEIRARDEGFVLTGSARGVPLGDVEAREIKAVTYSDMELVETDDGWRAYVVLDV, from the coding sequence ATGAGCTACGAACTCCGCGACCACACCGCGGACGTCGCTGTGGCGGCGACCGGGCCGACTCTCGACGCCGTCGTCGCCGCCGCGGGCGACGGAATGGCCGCCGCGATGTGCGACGAGATTCCCGAGACGGGCGGCGAGCGATTCGACGTCTCGGTCGAAGCCGAGAACCGCGAGGCGCTCCTGTTCGACTACCTCGACCGACTCATCTACGAGCGCGACGTGCGGGCGGTCCTGCCCGTGGACAACGAGGCCGAGATTCGAGCGAGAGACGAGGGGTTCGTCTTGACCGGGAGCGCCCGCGGCGTCCCGCTCGGCGACGTGGAGGCCCGCGAAATCAAGGCCGTTACCTACTCCGACATGGAACTGGTCGAGACCGACGACGGGTGGCGGGCCTACGTCGTCCTCGACGTATGA
- a CDS encoding DoxX family protein produces MNWRRVTPLVVLATLLSVSGTASAHVRYVVDSAEDVANALRFLLDVLSDPFNAALVGGGALAVAVAALAYLRFRPAARDLAVLRRTLSGYDDLVPWMLRLSVGLPLVGAGFAGYFFTPLVTADLRVLQVAVGFLLLFGLATRVVALVGLLAYLAGLVAEPALVLSSEYVGGFLAIALLGGGRPSADHMLQRVAEDERTLYGRFDPVHRVASWLHARTDPYREYAPTLVRLALGFNFFYLGFTQKLFAPGPALAVVEKYDLTAVVPVDPGLWVVGAGLTEMAVGVALFVGLFTRATAATAFTMLTLTLFGLPDDPVLAHVTLFGMVSMLFITGSGPLAADERLRAAAFGERSRTGADGETSSASEPNQRV; encoded by the coding sequence ATGAACTGGCGACGAGTGACGCCGCTGGTCGTGCTGGCGACGCTCCTCTCGGTTTCCGGGACCGCGAGCGCTCACGTCCGCTACGTCGTGGACAGCGCCGAAGACGTGGCGAACGCGCTCCGGTTCCTCCTCGACGTTCTCTCGGACCCGTTCAACGCCGCGCTGGTCGGCGGCGGCGCACTCGCTGTCGCCGTCGCCGCGCTCGCGTACCTCCGGTTCCGGCCCGCGGCCCGGGACCTCGCGGTCCTGCGCCGGACGCTGTCGGGCTACGACGACCTCGTGCCGTGGATGCTCAGGCTCTCGGTGGGCCTTCCGCTGGTCGGCGCCGGCTTCGCGGGCTACTTCTTCACGCCGCTCGTGACCGCCGACCTGCGGGTGTTACAGGTCGCGGTCGGCTTCCTCCTGCTGTTCGGACTGGCCACGCGGGTCGTGGCGCTGGTCGGCCTGCTGGCGTATCTGGCGGGGCTGGTCGCCGAACCGGCGCTGGTGTTGTCCAGCGAGTACGTCGGCGGCTTTCTGGCCATCGCGCTGCTGGGCGGCGGCCGACCGAGCGCCGACCACATGCTCCAGCGGGTCGCCGAGGACGAGCGGACGCTGTACGGTCGGTTCGACCCGGTTCACCGCGTGGCGTCGTGGCTACACGCCCGGACCGACCCCTACCGGGAGTACGCGCCGACGCTGGTTCGACTGGCGCTCGGGTTCAACTTCTTCTATCTGGGGTTCACCCAGAAGCTGTTCGCGCCCGGCCCGGCGCTCGCAGTGGTCGAGAAGTACGACCTCACGGCCGTCGTTCCGGTGGACCCGGGACTGTGGGTCGTCGGAGCGGGACTCACCGAGATGGCGGTCGGGGTCGCGCTGTTCGTCGGCCTCTTCACCCGCGCGACGGCGGCGACGGCGTTCACCATGCTGACGCTCACGCTGTTCGGACTGCCCGACGACCCGGTGCTGGCTCACGTGACCCTCTTCGGGATGGTGTCGATGCTGTTCATCACGGGGTCGGGTCCGCTCGCGGCCGACGAGCGGCTTCGGGCGGCCGCGTTTGGTGAGAGGTCACGCACGGGGGCGGATGGCGAAACGTCTTCGGCGTCCGAGCCGAACCAACGAGTATGA
- a CDS encoding RtcB family protein translates to MTTDDASDTYDAGDVTLHKVRDYVWEIPRDGEMRVPARVLASESLLDQIADDKTLEQLKNSTHLPGVRKYNVCMPDGHQGYGFPVGGVAGIDAEEGCISPGAVGYDINCGVRMMKTNLSYEDVQGREEELLDALFANVPSGLGGGGIVEGDMDAVEAILDRGMEWALEEGWAVEEDLAHCEDEGVRHDSDPAKVSQKAKDRGKNQIGSLGSGNHFLEVQRVTDTYLDDVADAYGLEEGQIVVLIHCGSRGLGHQVCSDYLRDIEKAHAGMLSQLPDKELAAAPAGSQLAEDYYDAMCACINFAWVNRQLIMHRTRQVFEKVFDSDWESLGMDLLYDVSHNIAKKETHTVEDGEERELYVHRKGATRAFPAGHEEVPGAYLDVGQPIIIPGSMGAGSYVLRGGEDSMDLTFGSTAHGAGRTMSRTQAKQDYWGGDVQDELEQEHIYVKAQSGATVAEEAPGVYKDVDEVVRVSDALGIGDKVARTFPVCNIKG, encoded by the coding sequence ATGACAACCGACGACGCGAGCGACACCTACGACGCGGGCGACGTCACGCTCCACAAGGTCCGTGACTACGTCTGGGAGATTCCCCGAGATGGCGAGATGCGCGTCCCGGCGCGGGTGCTGGCCAGCGAGAGCCTGCTCGACCAGATAGCCGACGACAAGACGCTCGAACAGCTCAAAAACTCGACGCACCTGCCGGGCGTCCGGAAGTACAACGTCTGCATGCCCGACGGCCATCAGGGCTACGGCTTCCCGGTCGGCGGCGTGGCCGGAATCGACGCCGAGGAGGGCTGTATCTCGCCGGGGGCGGTCGGCTACGACATCAACTGCGGCGTCCGGATGATGAAGACGAACCTCTCCTACGAGGACGTGCAGGGCCGCGAGGAGGAGCTTTTGGACGCCCTGTTCGCGAACGTTCCGTCGGGCCTCGGCGGCGGCGGCATCGTCGAGGGCGACATGGACGCCGTGGAGGCCATCCTCGACCGCGGGATGGAGTGGGCGCTCGAAGAGGGATGGGCAGTCGAGGAAGACTTGGCTCACTGCGAGGACGAGGGCGTGCGCCACGACAGCGACCCCGCGAAAGTGTCTCAGAAGGCGAAAGACAGGGGGAAGAACCAAATCGGGAGCCTCGGGTCGGGCAACCACTTCCTCGAAGTCCAGCGCGTGACCGACACGTATCTCGACGACGTGGCCGACGCCTACGGACTGGAGGAGGGTCAAATCGTCGTCCTCATCCACTGCGGGAGCCGCGGACTCGGCCATCAGGTCTGTAGCGACTACCTCCGGGACATCGAGAAGGCCCACGCCGGGATGCTCTCGCAACTCCCGGACAAGGAACTCGCGGCCGCGCCCGCCGGGAGCCAACTCGCCGAGGACTACTACGACGCGATGTGCGCGTGCATCAACTTCGCGTGGGTGAACCGACAACTCATCATGCACCGCACGCGGCAGGTGTTCGAGAAGGTGTTCGACTCGGACTGGGAGTCGCTGGGCATGGACCTGCTCTACGACGTGTCCCACAACATCGCCAAGAAGGAGACCCACACGGTGGAGGACGGAGAGGAGCGCGAACTCTACGTCCACCGGAAGGGCGCGACCAGAGCCTTCCCCGCGGGCCACGAGGAGGTCCCCGGCGCGTACCTCGACGTGGGCCAGCCGATCATCATCCCCGGGAGCATGGGCGCGGGGAGCTACGTCCTCCGGGGCGGCGAGGACTCGATGGACCTGACCTTCGGGTCGACGGCCCACGGCGCGGGCCGGACGATGAGTCGGACGCAGGCCAAGCAGGACTACTGGGGCGGCGACGTGCAGGACGAACTGGAGCAGGAACATATCTACGTCAAGGCTCAGAGCGGTGCCACGGTGGCCGAGGAAGCGCCGGGCGTCTACAAGGACGTGGACGAAGTCGTCCGGGTCTCGGACGCGCTGGGCATCGGCGACAAGGTTGCCCGGACGTTCCCCGTCTGTAACATCAAGGGGTAG
- a CDS encoding ribbon-helix-helix protein, CopG family, with amino-acid sequence MHQDHLDMESVTLELDEEELDRIDDIAFADHRDNREAAIRELLDEWLKAQKSEDSGGES; translated from the coding sequence ATGCATCAGGACCACCTCGACATGGAGTCGGTCACGCTCGAACTCGACGAGGAGGAACTCGACCGCATCGACGACATCGCGTTCGCCGACCACCGGGACAACCGCGAGGCCGCGATACGCGAACTCCTCGACGAGTGGCTGAAAGCGCAAAAGTCGGAGGATTCGGGCGGGGAATCGTGA
- a CDS encoding translation initiation factor eIF-2B, with the protein MIDETVEEIREMQTHSSSVVAVKAARALEDLRDREFASVEDFERDLERNSSALRRANPSHASLVTTQRAIVSMVEDADAGTVEEATAALDAAVEQVVEQVETAKRRAAENAMDFVEDGATILTHDYSSTVLEAIERAVSDGRYVTVYVTEARPRYLGRKTARALAEMDRVDAHLLVDGASGHYLPECDRVLLGMDCIVDDTLYNRIGTFPLAATADNLDVPVTVVGSSAKLVGEGFRFENDFRSPSEVLLEPAEGFSVENPAYDATPTDLLDAVVTDEGIREF; encoded by the coding sequence ATGATAGACGAGACGGTCGAGGAGATTCGGGAGATGCAGACCCATAGCTCCTCCGTCGTCGCCGTGAAGGCCGCCCGGGCGCTGGAGGACCTGCGCGACCGCGAGTTCGCCTCGGTCGAGGACTTCGAGCGCGACCTCGAACGCAACTCGTCGGCGCTCCGGCGGGCGAACCCCTCCCACGCCTCGCTGGTGACGACCCAGCGCGCCATCGTCTCGATGGTCGAGGACGCCGACGCGGGGACGGTCGAGGAGGCGACGGCCGCGCTCGACGCCGCGGTCGAACAGGTTGTCGAGCAGGTCGAGACCGCCAAGCGCCGGGCCGCCGAGAACGCGATGGACTTCGTGGAGGACGGCGCGACCATCCTGACACACGACTACTCCTCGACGGTGCTGGAGGCCATCGAACGGGCGGTCTCGGACGGTCGGTACGTCACGGTGTACGTCACGGAGGCCCGGCCGCGCTACCTCGGGCGCAAGACCGCTCGCGCCCTCGCGGAGATGGACCGCGTGGACGCCCACCTCCTCGTGGACGGAGCCTCCGGCCACTACCTCCCCGAGTGCGACCGCGTGCTGCTGGGGATGGACTGCATCGTCGACGACACCCTCTACAACCGCATCGGAACCTTCCCGCTGGCCGCGACCGCGGACAACCTCGACGTTCCGGTCACGGTCGTCGGGTCCTCCGCGAAGTTGGTCGGCGAGGGCTTCCGGTTCGAGAACGACTTCCGGTCGCCCAGCGAGGTCCTGCTCGAACCCGCCGAGGGCTTCTCGGTGGAGAACCCCGCCTACGACGCGACCCCGACCGACCTGCTCGACGCCGTGGTCACCGACGAGGGCATCCGGGAGTTCTGA
- a CDS encoding Gfo/Idh/MocA family protein: MTLKVGVLGYRFMGKAHANAMARLPMFFPDAPEVERHVLVGRDEDALADAADRLGFENTATDWEDVVGEVDAFYNLGPNHVHADPAVAALEAGTPVLSEKPLANDLESAERMAEAAESAGVPTATAFNYRFVPALRYAKNLVEDGEIGEIRHFRGQYLQDWLVDPEAPWSWRNSEEMAGSGALGDLGAHTIDLARFLVGDVERVSGHLRTFVDERPVEGENETRPVTVDDAYSAQAELEGGAMATFEASRFADGHKNDHTIEIHGSEGSLRFSLERLNELEVLREGNRGYETILVTDEDDPYLDHWWPPGHVLGWEHTFVHENYEFLSAVDSAASESSGSGGGDYRPDFEDGLAVQRVLAAIQESDERGEWVSVA; this comes from the coding sequence ATGACGCTCAAGGTCGGAGTTCTCGGCTACCGATTCATGGGAAAAGCCCACGCGAACGCGATGGCTCGGCTTCCGATGTTCTTCCCGGACGCGCCCGAAGTCGAGCGCCACGTCCTCGTCGGCCGCGACGAGGACGCCCTCGCGGACGCGGCCGACCGCCTCGGATTCGAGAACACGGCGACCGATTGGGAGGACGTGGTCGGCGAGGTGGACGCCTTCTACAACCTCGGCCCGAACCACGTCCACGCCGACCCCGCCGTCGCCGCCCTCGAAGCGGGCACGCCGGTCCTCTCCGAGAAGCCGCTGGCCAACGACTTAGAGAGCGCCGAGCGCATGGCCGAGGCCGCCGAGTCGGCCGGGGTGCCGACCGCCACCGCGTTCAACTACCGGTTCGTCCCGGCGCTCCGGTACGCGAAGAACCTCGTCGAGGACGGTGAAATCGGGGAAATCCGGCACTTCCGTGGTCAGTACCTACAGGACTGGCTGGTGGACCCCGAGGCCCCGTGGTCGTGGCGCAACAGCGAGGAGATGGCCGGGAGCGGAGCGCTCGGCGACTTGGGCGCTCACACCATCGACCTCGCGCGCTTCCTCGTGGGCGACGTAGAGCGCGTGAGCGGGCACCTCCGGACGTTCGTGGACGAGCGTCCCGTGGAAGGCGAGAACGAGACCCGGCCGGTGACGGTGGACGACGCCTACTCCGCGCAGGCCGAACTAGAGGGCGGCGCGATGGCGACGTTCGAGGCGTCGCGGTTCGCCGACGGGCACAAGAACGACCACACCATCGAGATTCACGGCTCCGAGGGAAGCCTCCGGTTCTCGCTCGAACGGCTGAACGAGTTGGAGGTCCTGCGCGAGGGGAACCGGGGCTACGAGACGATTCTGGTGACCGACGAGGACGACCCGTACCTCGACCACTGGTGGCCGCCGGGCCACGTCCTCGGGTGGGAACACACCTTCGTCCACGAGAACTACGAGTTCCTGAGCGCCGTCGATAGCGCGGCGTCGGAGTCGTCGGGAAGCGGAGGCGGCGACTACCGTCCCGACTTCGAGGACGGTCTCGCGGTCCAGCGGGTCCTCGCGGCGATTCAGGAGAGCGACGAGCGCGGCGAGTGGGTTTCGGTGGCGTAG
- a CDS encoding DUF7522 family protein, which produces MGETVSDDLSDQLVSATRTSVGDELRSVTYFTEDAEEQLYLREDLDADADLVGFADNERLGFRTQAVYQDTELGGYRFNIRVFERGYLTRVIVGDHGAFVTTDEMEMDLFKELASAVESVLAEEDPG; this is translated from the coding sequence ATGGGGGAAACAGTCTCAGACGACCTCAGCGACCAACTCGTCAGCGCCACCCGAACGTCCGTCGGCGACGAACTCCGGAGCGTGACCTACTTCACCGAGGACGCCGAGGAGCAACTCTACCTCCGCGAGGACCTCGACGCCGACGCGGACCTCGTGGGGTTCGCGGACAACGAGCGACTCGGCTTCCGGACGCAGGCGGTGTATCAGGACACCGAACTCGGCGGATATCGGTTCAACATCCGCGTGTTCGAGCGGGGCTACCTGACCCGGGTCATCGTCGGCGACCACGGCGCGTTCGTGACCACCGACGAGATGGAGATGGACCTGTTCAAGGAACTCGCCTCGGCGGTCGAGTCCGTCCTCGCCGAGGAAGACCCGGGGTGA
- a CDS encoding sugar phosphate isomerase/epimerase family protein: protein MDIGVLTVPLGGKSLEDAMAYLHGIGVDAVELGCGGHPGDSHLPREEYLNDDEAQNHLFDLLDEYEMRISALATHNNPLHPDEEIAEEADTELREAIELADQLDVNTVTCFSGLPAGSPNDETPNWVTAPWPGEHADAHDYQWEEVAIPYWSDLASHAADHGVDIAIEMHPNMLVYEPSGMARLREETNEHVGANFDPSHLYWQGIDVTDAIRFLGERDAIHHFHAKDTKVYDAEARTKGVLDTTPYDEEADRSWLFRSVGYGHGEEHWKDVVSTLRMVGYDGALSIEHEDSLTSSNEGLEKAVNLLQRAVFREQPGEAYWA from the coding sequence ATGGACATCGGTGTACTCACGGTTCCGCTCGGCGGGAAATCGCTAGAGGACGCCATGGCGTACCTCCACGGCATCGGCGTGGACGCGGTCGAACTCGGGTGCGGCGGCCACCCGGGGGACTCTCACCTGCCGCGAGAGGAGTACCTGAACGACGACGAGGCACAGAACCACCTGTTCGACCTGCTCGACGAGTACGAGATGCGAATCTCGGCGCTGGCGACGCACAACAACCCGCTTCATCCCGACGAAGAAATTGCAGAGGAGGCGGACACCGAACTCCGGGAGGCTATCGAACTCGCCGACCAACTGGACGTGAACACGGTCACGTGTTTCTCGGGACTTCCTGCTGGCAGTCCGAACGACGAGACGCCGAACTGGGTGACGGCACCGTGGCCGGGCGAACACGCCGACGCCCACGACTACCAGTGGGAAGAAGTCGCCATTCCGTACTGGTCAGACCTCGCCTCCCACGCGGCCGACCACGGTGTCGATATCGCCATCGAGATGCATCCCAACATGCTGGTGTACGAACCATCGGGGATGGCCCGCCTGCGCGAAGAGACCAACGAACACGTCGGCGCGAACTTCGACCCGAGTCACCTCTACTGGCAAGGCATCGACGTGACCGACGCCATCCGATTCTTGGGCGAGCGCGACGCCATCCACCACTTCCACGCCAAGGACACCAAGGTCTACGACGCCGAAGCGCGCACTAAAGGCGTCCTCGACACGACGCCGTACGACGAGGAGGCCGACCGCTCGTGGCTGTTCCGGTCGGTCGGCTACGGCCACGGCGAGGAACACTGGAAGGACGTCGTCTCGACCCTCCGGATGGTGGGTTACGACGGCGCGCTCTCCATCGAACACGAGGACTCGCTGACCAGTTCCAACGAGGGTCTCGAAAAGGCGGTCAACCTGCTCCAGCGCGCGGTCTTCCGCGAGCAACCCGGCGAAGCCTACTGGGCGTAA
- a CDS encoding helix-turn-helix domain-containing protein, with the protein MAKYSTGGSSGSGGGDSCELCGTSSESLTEANVAGAQLQVCSDCASSHNDNQQTKSDGDEERDRKRKAAQNAAKASGVYDGDSRHWEEEGTNYDDDPLPYLVSNYGDVVEQARQDEGLQRDELAEELDAAENDLLAVEQGRANQANVGGTLIEALEDRLDVQLAEE; encoded by the coding sequence ATGGCTAAGTATTCGACCGGCGGGTCGTCCGGCAGTGGTGGCGGCGACTCGTGCGAACTCTGTGGCACGTCGAGCGAGTCGCTGACCGAGGCCAACGTGGCCGGCGCGCAGTTGCAGGTCTGTTCGGACTGCGCCTCCTCGCACAACGACAACCAGCAGACGAAGTCCGACGGTGACGAGGAACGCGACCGCAAGCGGAAGGCGGCCCAGAACGCCGCCAAGGCCAGCGGCGTCTACGACGGCGACTCGCGCCACTGGGAGGAGGAGGGAACCAACTACGACGACGACCCGCTCCCGTATCTCGTCTCGAACTACGGCGACGTGGTCGAGCAGGCCCGACAGGACGAGGGCCTCCAGCGAGACGAACTCGCCGAGGAACTCGACGCGGCCGAGAACGACCTGCTGGCGGTCGAACAGGGCCGGGCGAATCAGGCCAACGTCGGCGGCACGCTGATAGAGGCGCTCGAAGACCGCCTCGACGTGCAGTTGGCCGAGGAGTAG
- a CDS encoding DUF7344 domain-containing protein: MADHSTEPPTDDSARVDAVFGAVSNPRRRYALYYLSDRGATDVETLSTVVAGWARTRADPSAVVTPEDREDVRVSLHHTHLPRLEREGFVRYDRETGEVELAEMPDLLETVLTRSLDQRRRETGPGSRRSSDWHDSKTDDAP; encoded by the coding sequence ATGGCGGACCACTCGACCGAACCCCCGACCGACGACTCGGCGCGGGTCGACGCGGTGTTCGGTGCCGTCTCGAATCCCCGACGCCGCTACGCGCTCTACTACCTCTCCGACCGGGGCGCGACCGACGTCGAGACGCTGTCGACCGTCGTCGCGGGGTGGGCGCGGACGCGCGCGGACCCGTCCGCGGTGGTGACGCCCGAGGACCGCGAGGACGTGCGGGTGTCGCTCCACCACACGCACCTGCCGCGACTCGAACGCGAGGGGTTCGTCCGCTACGACCGCGAGACGGGTGAAGTCGAACTCGCAGAGATGCCGGACCTGCTCGAAACCGTGCTGACGCGCTCGCTCGACCAGCGACGGCGCGAGACCGGACCGGGGTCCCGGCGGAGTTCCGACTGGCACGACTCCAAGACCGATGACGCTCCGTGA
- a CDS encoding DICT sensory domain-containing protein, translating to MTLREFLDGVASSGRAVTIFAPRPCESVETYFESRNVTVEYEPIPDDGSGGFVVLNVDGEFAGSASMEAVRHLVSPTDADLEPGANEALRVTLDLLAETTFVAFEKRNLLAATREFEDRAYRVGHGTLRAGFQSSAALESQHDVYAALSTESLLDVHIYGDLDWEPDLPGATIHAEDDGELGAFWFVVFDGGDEERQACALLAEEAEENPGSFHGFWTYDTELVADIDAYLERTYG from the coding sequence ATGACGCTCCGTGAATTTCTCGACGGGGTCGCCTCGTCGGGCAGAGCCGTCACGATATTCGCACCCCGGCCCTGCGAGTCCGTCGAGACGTACTTCGAGAGTCGGAACGTGACCGTCGAGTACGAACCGATTCCCGACGACGGTTCCGGAGGGTTCGTCGTCCTGAACGTGGACGGCGAGTTCGCCGGAAGCGCGAGCATGGAAGCGGTTCGCCACCTCGTCTCGCCGACCGACGCGGACCTCGAACCCGGTGCGAACGAGGCACTCCGCGTGACGCTGGACCTCCTCGCCGAGACCACCTTCGTCGCGTTCGAGAAGCGCAATCTGCTCGCGGCCACCCGCGAGTTCGAGGACCGCGCCTACCGAGTAGGCCACGGTACGCTCCGGGCCGGCTTTCAGTCGTCCGCGGCATTAGAGTCTCAGCACGACGTGTACGCCGCGTTGAGTACAGAGAGTCTCCTCGACGTTCACATCTACGGCGACCTCGACTGGGAACCCGACCTGCCGGGCGCGACGATTCACGCCGAGGACGACGGCGAACTCGGAGCGTTCTGGTTCGTGGTCTTCGACGGCGGCGACGAGGAGCGACAGGCCTGCGCGCTCCTCGCCGAGGAGGCCGAGGAGAACCCCGGTTCCTTCCACGGCTTCTGGACCTACGACACCGAACTGGTCGCCGACATCGACGCGTATCTGGAACGGACGTACGGCTGA
- a CDS encoding acyl-CoA thioesterase: MSDYSFTHDVEVRYHDLDPMGHVNNAVYASYFEQARIAYFEEVLDVPVDEIESVLANLEIDFRRPVEMDHDVTVALRVPELGETSIPMEYEVRADGAVAATGETVQVAVDGETKSSRPIPDSWREQIRTFEGL; encoded by the coding sequence ATGAGCGACTACTCGTTTACCCACGACGTAGAGGTGCGCTATCACGACCTCGACCCGATGGGTCACGTGAACAACGCCGTCTACGCCAGTTACTTCGAGCAGGCCCGAATCGCCTACTTCGAGGAGGTGCTCGACGTGCCGGTCGACGAGATAGAGTCCGTCCTCGCCAACCTCGAAATCGACTTCCGGCGGCCGGTCGAGATGGACCACGACGTGACCGTCGCCCTGCGCGTCCCCGAACTCGGCGAGACCTCGATACCGATGGAGTACGAGGTCCGGGCCGACGGTGCGGTCGCGGCCACGGGCGAGACGGTGCAGGTCGCGGTCGACGGCGAGACCAAGTCCTCGCGGCCGATTCCGGACTCGTGGCGCGAGCAGATTCGGACGTTCGAGGGGTTGTAA